A portion of the Colius striatus isolate bColStr4 chromosome 1, bColStr4.1.hap1, whole genome shotgun sequence genome contains these proteins:
- the TRIM13 gene encoding E3 ubiquitin-protein ligase TRIM13 isoform X2, with product MDTMELLEEDLTCPICCSLFDDPRVLPCSHNFCRKCLEGILEGNVRNVLWRVSPFKCPTCRKETPVTGVNSLQVNYSLKGIVEKYNKIKVTPKMPVCKVHSGQPLNIFCRTDMQLICGVCATRGDHTKHVFCSIEEAYSQEKRAFETLFQGFETWRCGDALSRLDTLETSKRKALQMLTKDSDKVKEFFEKLQHTLEQKRNEILSDFETMKLAVMQAYDPEINKLNTILQEQRMAFNIAEAFKDVSEPIIFLQQMQEFREKIKVLKETPLPCSSVDISPTMKSFDTSQWNGIKLVDVDKLSLPQENNSLKFRIPSFFSRRFIVNSLLCLLVLALTRMSFVESVVDNFQCWKTQFFTVSMSYLADTVEIADHAVFYWEQMTDGASLLREKCKNYTMVVLDNVAQFVCKYKLL from the exons ATG gATACAATGGAGCTCCTAGAGGAAGATCTCACTTGTCCTATTTGCTGCAGCCTGTTCGACGATCCTCGTGTCCTACCCTGTTCACACAATTTCTGCAGAAAGTGTCTGGAAGGAATTCTCGAGGGCAACGTGCGGAATGTGCTTTGGAGGGTGTCCCCTTTCAAGTGCCCCACGTGCAGGAAAGAAACTCCTGTTACTGGAGTGAACAGCTTGCAAGTCAACTATTCCCTGAAAGGCATCGTGGAGAAGTATAACAAAATCAAAGTAACTCCCAAAATGCCCGTGTGCAAAGTGCACAGTGGGCAACCCCTTAACATTTTTTGCCGGACAGACATGCAGCTGATCTGTGGGGTTTGTGCCACCCGTGGTGACCATACAAAGCACGTTTTCTGTTCCATTGAAGAAGCTTATTCCCAGGAGAAGCGGGCTTTTGAAACCCTCTTTCAGGGCTTTGAAACTTGGCGTTGTGGAGATGCCCTCTCGCGGCTGGATACCTTAGAAACTAGTAAGAGGAAGGCTCTGCAGATGCTGACCAAAGATTCTGACAAAGTGAAGGAGTTCTttgagaagctgcagcacaCGCTGGAGCAGAAACGCAACGAGATTCTGTCTGACTTTGAGACCATGAAGCTTGCGGTGATGCAAGCCTATGATCCAGAAATCAACAAGCTGAACACAATCCTGCAGGAGCAACGGATGGCCTTCAACATCGCCGAGGCCTTCAAGGATGTGTCCGAACCCATTATATTTCTGCAACAGATGCAGGAGTTCAGGGAAAAAATTAAGGTGCTCAAAGAAACCCCTCTGCCTTGTTCCAGTGTGGACATCAGCCCTACAATGAAGAGCTTTGATACCAGCCAGTGGAACGGAATAAAACTAGTTGACGTGGACAAACTTTCATTGCCTCAGGAAAACAACAGTCTGAAATTCAGGATTCCCTCATTTTTTTCGCGCAGATTTATAGTGAACTCTCTTCTTTGCTTGCTTGTTCTTGCCCTCACCAGAATGTCCTTCGTGGAGTCAGTCGTTGACAACTTCCAGTGCTGGAAGACTCAGTTCTTTACAGTGAGCATGTCCTATTTGGCAGATACGGTGGAGATAGCAGATCATGCAGTCTTTTACTGGGAACAGATGACAGATGGAGCTTCACTTCTGAGAGAAAAGTGTAAAAACTATACGATGGTTGTACTGGATAATGTTGCACAGTTTGTGTGCAAATATAAACTGTTGTGA
- the TRIM13 gene encoding E3 ubiquitin-protein ligase TRIM13 isoform X3: MELLEEDLTCPICCSLFDDPRVLPCSHNFCRKCLEGILEGNVRNVLWRVSPFKCPTCRKETPVTGVNSLQVNYSLKGIVEKYNKIKVTPKMPVCKVHSGQPLNIFCRTDMQLICGVCATRGDHTKHVFCSIEEAYSQEKRAFETLFQGFETWRCGDALSRLDTLETSKRKALQMLTKDSDKVKEFFEKLQHTLEQKRNEILSDFETMKLAVMQAYDPEINKLNTILQEQRMAFNIAEAFKDVSEPIIFLQQMQEFREKIKVLKETPLPCSSVDISPTMKSFDTSQWNGIKLVDVDKLSLPQENNSLKFRIPSFFSRRFIVNSLLCLLVLALTRMSFVESVVDNFQCWKTQFFTVSMSYLADTVEIADHAVFYWEQMTDGASLLREKCKNYTMVVLDNVAQFVCKYKLL, translated from the coding sequence ATGGAGCTCCTAGAGGAAGATCTCACTTGTCCTATTTGCTGCAGCCTGTTCGACGATCCTCGTGTCCTACCCTGTTCACACAATTTCTGCAGAAAGTGTCTGGAAGGAATTCTCGAGGGCAACGTGCGGAATGTGCTTTGGAGGGTGTCCCCTTTCAAGTGCCCCACGTGCAGGAAAGAAACTCCTGTTACTGGAGTGAACAGCTTGCAAGTCAACTATTCCCTGAAAGGCATCGTGGAGAAGTATAACAAAATCAAAGTAACTCCCAAAATGCCCGTGTGCAAAGTGCACAGTGGGCAACCCCTTAACATTTTTTGCCGGACAGACATGCAGCTGATCTGTGGGGTTTGTGCCACCCGTGGTGACCATACAAAGCACGTTTTCTGTTCCATTGAAGAAGCTTATTCCCAGGAGAAGCGGGCTTTTGAAACCCTCTTTCAGGGCTTTGAAACTTGGCGTTGTGGAGATGCCCTCTCGCGGCTGGATACCTTAGAAACTAGTAAGAGGAAGGCTCTGCAGATGCTGACCAAAGATTCTGACAAAGTGAAGGAGTTCTttgagaagctgcagcacaCGCTGGAGCAGAAACGCAACGAGATTCTGTCTGACTTTGAGACCATGAAGCTTGCGGTGATGCAAGCCTATGATCCAGAAATCAACAAGCTGAACACAATCCTGCAGGAGCAACGGATGGCCTTCAACATCGCCGAGGCCTTCAAGGATGTGTCCGAACCCATTATATTTCTGCAACAGATGCAGGAGTTCAGGGAAAAAATTAAGGTGCTCAAAGAAACCCCTCTGCCTTGTTCCAGTGTGGACATCAGCCCTACAATGAAGAGCTTTGATACCAGCCAGTGGAACGGAATAAAACTAGTTGACGTGGACAAACTTTCATTGCCTCAGGAAAACAACAGTCTGAAATTCAGGATTCCCTCATTTTTTTCGCGCAGATTTATAGTGAACTCTCTTCTTTGCTTGCTTGTTCTTGCCCTCACCAGAATGTCCTTCGTGGAGTCAGTCGTTGACAACTTCCAGTGCTGGAAGACTCAGTTCTTTACAGTGAGCATGTCCTATTTGGCAGATACGGTGGAGATAGCAGATCATGCAGTCTTTTACTGGGAACAGATGACAGATGGAGCTTCACTTCTGAGAGAAAAGTGTAAAAACTATACGATGGTTGTACTGGATAATGTTGCACAGTTTGTGTGCAAATATAAACTGTTGTGA
- the TRIM13 gene encoding E3 ubiquitin-protein ligase TRIM13 isoform X1 yields MPSVGPVSGISPAGVGCSQKPSAWAGGQDTMELLEEDLTCPICCSLFDDPRVLPCSHNFCRKCLEGILEGNVRNVLWRVSPFKCPTCRKETPVTGVNSLQVNYSLKGIVEKYNKIKVTPKMPVCKVHSGQPLNIFCRTDMQLICGVCATRGDHTKHVFCSIEEAYSQEKRAFETLFQGFETWRCGDALSRLDTLETSKRKALQMLTKDSDKVKEFFEKLQHTLEQKRNEILSDFETMKLAVMQAYDPEINKLNTILQEQRMAFNIAEAFKDVSEPIIFLQQMQEFREKIKVLKETPLPCSSVDISPTMKSFDTSQWNGIKLVDVDKLSLPQENNSLKFRIPSFFSRRFIVNSLLCLLVLALTRMSFVESVVDNFQCWKTQFFTVSMSYLADTVEIADHAVFYWEQMTDGASLLREKCKNYTMVVLDNVAQFVCKYKLL; encoded by the exons ATGCCGTCGGTTGGGCCGGTGTCGGGGATCTCCCCGGCAGGAGTGGGCTGTAGCCAAAAGCCTTCTGCCTGGGCAGGTGGACAG gATACAATGGAGCTCCTAGAGGAAGATCTCACTTGTCCTATTTGCTGCAGCCTGTTCGACGATCCTCGTGTCCTACCCTGTTCACACAATTTCTGCAGAAAGTGTCTGGAAGGAATTCTCGAGGGCAACGTGCGGAATGTGCTTTGGAGGGTGTCCCCTTTCAAGTGCCCCACGTGCAGGAAAGAAACTCCTGTTACTGGAGTGAACAGCTTGCAAGTCAACTATTCCCTGAAAGGCATCGTGGAGAAGTATAACAAAATCAAAGTAACTCCCAAAATGCCCGTGTGCAAAGTGCACAGTGGGCAACCCCTTAACATTTTTTGCCGGACAGACATGCAGCTGATCTGTGGGGTTTGTGCCACCCGTGGTGACCATACAAAGCACGTTTTCTGTTCCATTGAAGAAGCTTATTCCCAGGAGAAGCGGGCTTTTGAAACCCTCTTTCAGGGCTTTGAAACTTGGCGTTGTGGAGATGCCCTCTCGCGGCTGGATACCTTAGAAACTAGTAAGAGGAAGGCTCTGCAGATGCTGACCAAAGATTCTGACAAAGTGAAGGAGTTCTttgagaagctgcagcacaCGCTGGAGCAGAAACGCAACGAGATTCTGTCTGACTTTGAGACCATGAAGCTTGCGGTGATGCAAGCCTATGATCCAGAAATCAACAAGCTGAACACAATCCTGCAGGAGCAACGGATGGCCTTCAACATCGCCGAGGCCTTCAAGGATGTGTCCGAACCCATTATATTTCTGCAACAGATGCAGGAGTTCAGGGAAAAAATTAAGGTGCTCAAAGAAACCCCTCTGCCTTGTTCCAGTGTGGACATCAGCCCTACAATGAAGAGCTTTGATACCAGCCAGTGGAACGGAATAAAACTAGTTGACGTGGACAAACTTTCATTGCCTCAGGAAAACAACAGTCTGAAATTCAGGATTCCCTCATTTTTTTCGCGCAGATTTATAGTGAACTCTCTTCTTTGCTTGCTTGTTCTTGCCCTCACCAGAATGTCCTTCGTGGAGTCAGTCGTTGACAACTTCCAGTGCTGGAAGACTCAGTTCTTTACAGTGAGCATGTCCTATTTGGCAGATACGGTGGAGATAGCAGATCATGCAGTCTTTTACTGGGAACAGATGACAGATGGAGCTTCACTTCTGAGAGAAAAGTGTAAAAACTATACGATGGTTGTACTGGATAATGTTGCACAGTTTGTGTGCAAATATAAACTGTTGTGA